Proteins from a single region of Helicoverpa armigera isolate CAAS_96S chromosome 21, ASM3070526v1, whole genome shotgun sequence:
- the LOC110382322 gene encoding dopamine receptor 1: MEFASVLPTNVALQFNETTVEYDDADDPDAVTLLSILLVGIFLSLLIFLSVAGNILVCIAIYTDRGLRRIGNLFLASLAIADMLVAAAVMTFAGVNDLLGYWVFGEQFCDTWVACDVMCSTASILNLCAISLDRYIHIKDPLRYGRWVTRRVAVVTIAMIWLLAGLVSFLPISLGLHRPDEEALATQKPPRYPTCALVLTPTYAVVSSCISFILPCIVMISIYCRLYCYAQKHVKSIRAVTRTVQMPDNRTKSVRTRVHTHVHSSPYHVSDHKAAITVGIIMGVFLLCWVPFFCVNIVAAFCKTCIPDLAFKILTWLGYSNSAFNPIIYSIFNTEFREAFKKILTSRYPLCCGYQSVRANTPTRNDNFVTDYGTKTLVVRRSGSLGLSGVDPTPRSSAESVRPLREYHI; encoded by the exons ATGGAGTTCGCCTCTGTTTTACCTACTAAT GTGGCGCTTCAGTTCAACGAGACGACGGTGGAATATGACGACGCGGATGACCCGGATGCTGTCACGTTGCTCTCCATACTGCTTGTCG GCATATTCCTCTCGCTGCTAATATTCCTGAGCGTAGCGGGGAATATACTGGTCTGCATCGCCATCTACACGGACCGAGGGTTGCGACGCATCGGCAACTTGTTCCTGGCATCGCTGGCGATCGCTGATATGCTGGTAGCTGCTGCCGTTATGACCTTCGCTGGGGTTAATGACCTGCTTGG GTACTGGGTATTCGGCGAGCAATTCTGCGACACGTGGGTGGCCTGTGACGTCATGTGTTCGACGGCCTCCATACTGAATCTGTGCGCCATATCGCTTGACAGATACATACACATCAAAGATCCTTTGAG GTACGGGCGCTGGGTGACCCGTCGGGTGGCAGTAGTCACCATCGCCATGATCTGGCTCCTAGCTGGCCTAGTGAGCTTCCTACCCATATCCCTAGGCCTCCACAGGCCTGATGAAGAGGCCCTGGCTACTCAGAAGCCGCCGAGATATCCCACTTGTGCGCTGGTTTTGACTCCGACGTATGCAGTCGTGTCGAGCTgtatatcatttattttgccCTGTATTGTGATGATTAGCATATATTGCAG ACTATACTGCTACGCACAGAAGCACGTGAAATCAATTCGAGCGGTAACCCGGACGGTTCAAATGCCGGACAACCGGACGAAATCCGTCCGGACCCGCGTCCATACGCACGTACATTCATCACCATACCACGTGTCTGATCACAAAGCCGCCATTACTGTGGGCATTATCATGGGAGTGTTCCTGCTATGTTGGGTGCCGTTCTTCTGTGTGAATATTGTCGCTGCGTTTTGTAAGACGTGTATACCGG ATTTGGCTTTCAAAATCCTGACGTGGCTCGGATACTCGAACTCGGCATTTAACCCGATCATTTACTCGATATTCAACACAGAGTTTCGGGAAGCTTTCAAAAAGATTCTGACGTCCCGATATCCTCTCTGCTGTGGTTACCAAAGCGTAAGAGCCAATACTCCAACGAGGAATGACAATTTCGTCACAGACTATGGGACAAAGACCCTGGTTGTGCGTCGGAGTGGGTCTTTAGGCCTGTCAGGCGTTGACCCCACTCCAAGGTCATCAGCTGAGTCAGTAAGGCCTTTAAGAGAGTACCACATTTGA